The sequence GTTGTCATTGGAGGTGGAAACACGGCCATCGACGCTGCAAGATCGGCTCGTCGATTGGGTGCCGAAGTACGCATCCTGTACCGTCGCACACGCGAAGAGATGCCGGCCATAGCCGGCGAGGTCGATGAAACAATCGAGGAAGGTGTGGCGATCAACTTTCTTGTTTCGCCGTCCGCAATTCGTCGTAAGGGAGAGGATATCCAGGCAATGGTTGTGCAACGGATGCAGCTTGGCGATCAGGATGAGTCGGGAAGGCGCAGACCCGTTCCGGTACCTGGAAGTGAATTTGAGATCGAAACCGACGCGGTCATCGTGGCTGTCGCCCAGCGACCCGATTGGCAAGGTCTTTCTGGATTTGGCCAGAACGGTGAGTGGGCGTCGGAGAATCAAGACCCGCAGCAGCATCATGTTTGGGCAGGTGGTGATGTCACAGGACCGGGCCTCGCCAGCATGGCCATCGGTCATGGCAGAATGGCCGCAGAGAATGCTGACGCCCGCCTCCGCGGCCTGCCGAAGTCAGCCTCTGTCGAGCACCCCGGAGTTTCGACAGCAGATCTGAATCTGGATTACTACAAAAGTGCAGAGCGAGTCACAACACCCGTAGTTGATCCGGAAACACGCGTGGCGGAGCCGGACCTTGAAGTTGCCCGGACAATTACGGAAGAGGAATTCTTCAAAGAAGCGGATCGATGCCTCTCGTGCGGCATGTGCATCGGGTGTAGCTACTGCTGGATGTTTTGTAATGCGGACGGATTCGCTCGGGTGATCGAGCCGGGACCAGGAGAGCATTTCGTACTGAGGCTTGATCGGTGTGAATCGTGTGGCAAGTGCCTTGAGGTGTGTCCGTGTGGTTTCCTCAGTCTTGATACGCAGTAGGCGTTCCGTCTCGGAGAGCCGCGGCCATTGCCCACCTGGCGCCCGACTGGACATTCTCGTCTCGCAGAGCGTAATTAGAGGCGTGTCCGCCCCACAGACACCCCCACCGCCGCCAAAACGTACTGATGCCGCGTGGCATCCAGATGTCCATGAAGATCGTACTGTCGATTCTGCTCGCCGGTATCATCATACTGGATTCCGAGGCCCAGTCCATAACGGGCCGCGTCATTGATTCTGAATCTGCCGAGGCGCTGATCGGGGCTAATGTCGTCACGACCAGCGGACCGACGAAACTCGGAACGGCGACCTCTGAATACGGCAGGTTCACTCTGCCCCGGTTGAGTTCGGGCCGATACACGCTTCAGGTGTCATACGTAGGGTATCGTTCGCAGGATATCGTCGTGGATGTCCGCGAGGATAGCCGAAATGACCTGGAGATCCTGCTCGTCCCGGTTGACATCGAGATCAATCCCGTCACAATTACGGCGTCGCGATCGCCACAGAAACTGCTCGACGCTCCCGCCGCTATTACTGTGCTGGAGACCGAAGAGATCGAGGCCCGCACAGCCCTCACCGCTGCGGAGTACCTCAAGGCCGTGCCATCGGTCGATCTTATGTCCACCGGCATTAATCAATCCCGAATCGTGATTCGCGGTTTCAATGACAACCTTGCGAGCTCGCTGCTGACTCTCGTTGACAATCGGATTGCTCGCATTCCGTCGATCAGGCTCACTGCGCTGAATCTGATTCCTATCAATTCTGCAGACATTGAACGGATCGAAGTGGTATCCGGCCCCGCTTCCGCCCTCTATGGACCCAATGCCGCAAATGGCGTAGTCCACATTGTAACGCGCTCACCATTCGATTCAAGGGGGACGACAGCAACCGTATCAATGGGCGAGAACGAAGTGCTTTCCGGCGCGCTTCGA is a genomic window of Rhodothermales bacterium containing:
- a CDS encoding FAD-dependent oxidoreductase, whose protein sequence is LGDQAIQNKLKLPVIEGPARSESVGVIGSGPAGLSFAYQMARRGYAVTVYDSNDAPGGMLRHGIPDYRLPPTVLDAEIQRILDLGVDLRLNTRIGTDVSADELRKKHDVIFLGVGAGLGRALGIQGEDGPHVYSGVEFLEQYSRGQAPEVGERVVVIGGGNTAIDAARSARRLGAEVRILYRRTREEMPAIAGEVDETIEEGVAINFLVSPSAIRRKGEDIQAMVVQRMQLGDQDESGRRRPVPVPGSEFEIETDAVIVAVAQRPDWQGLSGFGQNGEWASENQDPQQHHVWAGGDVTGPGLASMAIGHGRMAAENADARLRGLPKSASVEHPGVSTADLNLDYYKSAERVTTPVVDPETRVAEPDLEVARTITEEEFFKEADRCLSCGMCIGCSYCWMFCNADGFARVIEPGPGEHFVLRLDRCESCGKCLEVCPCGFLSLDTQ